The Enterococcus rotai genome includes a window with the following:
- a CDS encoding PLP-dependent transferase, whose translation MEQQEQSGQIQTDTFLAQIGNHQNPVTGSINTPIYFSTTYEHPTLGESTGYDYTRTKNPTREVVESALAVLENGAVGLATSSGMSAIQLVFSQFPVGSQIVASRDLYGGSYRYFKELEYQGMYQFIYVDDEAGFEKAITDETAAVFIETPTNPLMSEVSLEKIAIFTKQHQAQLIVDNTFYTPLIQRPLDLGADIVLHSATKYLGGHNDLLAGAVIARSQEVGERLAYSLNTTGAVLSPFDSWLLIRGLKTLALRMERHEKNAQAVVAYLKSSPYVNEVMYPGRGGMLSFKIKNQEMIKEFLLNLTIFTYAESLGGVESLITYPTTQTHADIPKELRESYGLTPDLLRISTGIEASEDLIADLKQAFELLA comes from the coding sequence ATGGAACAGCAAGAACAATCGGGACAAATTCAAACCGACACATTTTTGGCACAAATCGGTAATCATCAAAACCCAGTAACTGGATCGATCAATACGCCCATTTATTTTTCAACAACGTATGAACATCCAACCCTAGGTGAGTCGACGGGCTATGATTACACAAGAACTAAAAACCCAACCAGAGAGGTTGTAGAATCCGCTTTAGCTGTATTAGAAAATGGTGCAGTTGGTTTAGCAACAAGTTCTGGCATGAGTGCGATTCAATTAGTCTTCAGTCAGTTTCCTGTAGGCAGTCAAATCGTAGCATCAAGAGATTTATATGGTGGCAGTTACCGCTATTTTAAAGAACTAGAGTATCAAGGGATGTATCAATTTATTTATGTTGATGATGAAGCAGGTTTTGAAAAAGCCATTACAGACGAAACAGCAGCAGTGTTCATTGAAACCCCGACAAATCCTTTAATGAGTGAAGTATCACTTGAAAAAATTGCGATTTTTACCAAGCAACATCAAGCGCAATTGATCGTGGATAATACCTTTTACACACCGTTGATCCAGCGCCCATTAGACTTAGGAGCGGATATTGTATTGCATAGTGCAACTAAATATTTAGGTGGGCACAATGATTTATTAGCAGGTGCTGTGATTGCACGCTCTCAAGAAGTTGGCGAAAGACTAGCCTATAGTTTGAATACAACAGGAGCTGTCCTGTCACCTTTTGATAGTTGGTTGTTGATCAGAGGACTCAAGACGTTAGCTTTGCGTATGGAAAGACATGAAAAGAACGCGCAGGCAGTGGTAGCCTATCTAAAATCGAGTCCCTATGTTAACGAAGTAATGTATCCAGGACGTGGTGGTATGCTGAGTTTTAAAATCAAAAATCAAGAAATGATCAAAGAATTTCTACTGAATTTAACGATTTTCACCTACGCAGAAAGCTTAGGCGGTGTTGAAAGTTTGATCACTTATCCAACAACGCAAACCCATGCGGACATTCCAAAAGAATTAAGAGAATCATATGGTCTAACACCAGACTTATTAAGAATATCTACTGGAATTGAAGCAAGTGAAGATTTGATCGCTGACTTGAAGCAGGCATTTGAATTATTAGCATAA
- a CDS encoding QueT transporter family protein yields the protein MQKTVTTNSKVKAITMNGIVMALYLGLTILVAPVSSGPVQFRISESLNHLVVFNRKLMWGVLGGVVVYNFFFGFGAIDALYGGLQSFISLGLTALLHKRVPNVIARLALNTVFFTATMCIIAFMLAPNGGAAFWGNYATLALSEFATMAVAAPVMYWINKSVHFEKRL from the coding sequence ATGCAAAAAACTGTTACAACAAACAGTAAAGTAAAAGCAATCACCATGAATGGTATTGTGATGGCGTTATACCTTGGCTTAACGATTTTAGTTGCACCTGTTTCGTCAGGGCCAGTCCAATTTAGAATTTCTGAAAGTTTGAATCACTTAGTTGTTTTCAATCGGAAATTGATGTGGGGCGTTTTAGGTGGCGTTGTAGTTTATAATTTTTTCTTTGGCTTTGGTGCAATTGATGCATTATATGGCGGACTACAATCCTTTATTTCGTTAGGGCTGACAGCATTATTACACAAAAGAGTACCGAATGTTATTGCACGCTTAGCACTAAATACGGTATTTTTCACTGCGACAATGTGTATTATTGCCTTTATGCTGGCACCAAATGGCGGTGCAGCTTTCTGGGGGAACTACGCAACACTTGCTCTTAGTGAATTTGCGACTATGGCAGTTGCGGCACCTGTAATGTACTGGATCAATAAATCCGTTCATTTTGAAAAACGACTTTGA
- a CDS encoding ECF transporter S component: MKNTKTFTLTAMFLAILILLSAVPFLGFIPIGPINATTMHIPVIIASIVLGPKIGAFLGGVFGIISMIRSTIILSPLSFIFSPFIPVIGTDQGSWKAIIVAMVPRILIGIVPYFVFIGLKKLTKNKPSSQPVSLFIAGFLGSATNTILVMNLIYFLFKDSYGQSIGVSGAAIYTGILTVIFTSGVVEAIVAAVATVGVASVLLRLVKRNATQKL; this comes from the coding sequence ATGAAAAATACAAAAACATTTACCTTAACCGCTATGTTTTTAGCAATCTTGATTTTATTATCTGCCGTTCCTTTTTTAGGGTTTATTCCAATTGGACCTATCAATGCAACCACTATGCACATTCCTGTGATTATAGCTTCTATTGTTTTAGGCCCAAAAATTGGCGCTTTTTTAGGTGGTGTCTTCGGAATTATCAGTATGATTCGTAGTACGATTATACTATCTCCGTTATCGTTTATTTTCTCCCCATTTATTCCTGTGATTGGAACAGATCAAGGAAGCTGGAAAGCGATTATTGTAGCTATGGTCCCAAGAATTTTAATCGGTATCGTCCCTTATTTTGTCTTTATCGGTCTTAAAAAACTAACAAAAAATAAACCGAGCTCTCAACCAGTCAGTTTATTCATCGCAGGCTTCCTAGGATCAGCTACTAATACGATTCTTGTAATGAACTTGATTTATTTTCTATTTAAAGATTCTTATGGACAAAGTATCGGCGTTAGTGGCGCGGCAATTTATACTGGTATTTTGACCGTTATCTTTACTAGTGGTGTTGTTGAAGCAATCGTTGCAGCAGTTGCGACTGTTGGGGTTGCTTCAGTATTATTACGTTTAGTGAAAAGGAATGCTACGCAAAAATTATAA
- a CDS encoding ABC transporter ATP-binding protein: MKKNIITFENVVKEYDDEKVLKNVSFEIEQGKFYTLLGPSGCGKTTILRILAGFVDATEGDIYFDGQRINDIPANKRQVNTVFQDYALFPHMNVFDNVAFGLKIKKTPKKEIEKKVKDALRMVQLPGYEVREISEMSGGQRQRVAIARAIVNEPKVLLLDEPLSALDLKLRTDMQYELRDLQQRLGITFIFVTHDQEEALAMSDEIFVMNKGHIVQSGTPVDIYDEPINHFVADFVGESNIVNGTMIEDNLVEFVGKRFECVDGGMRQNEAVEIVLRPEDLTITTADKGKLVVTVDTQLFRGVHYEIICHDEDHNEWMVHSTRKATEGAKVGLFFEPEDIHVMRFNESEEEFDARLESYEE; encoded by the coding sequence GTGAAAAAAAATATTATTACGTTTGAAAACGTTGTGAAAGAATATGATGATGAAAAAGTATTAAAAAATGTTAGTTTTGAGATTGAACAAGGGAAATTTTATACTCTGTTAGGGCCTTCTGGTTGTGGGAAAACCACAATTTTACGTATTTTAGCAGGTTTTGTCGATGCTACTGAGGGAGATATTTATTTTGATGGACAACGAATCAATGATATCCCAGCAAATAAACGTCAGGTCAATACGGTTTTTCAAGATTATGCTTTGTTTCCCCATATGAATGTCTTTGATAATGTAGCGTTCGGTTTGAAAATCAAAAAGACACCTAAAAAAGAAATTGAAAAAAAAGTCAAAGATGCATTACGGATGGTGCAATTGCCTGGTTATGAGGTGCGTGAAATCAGTGAAATGTCAGGTGGTCAGCGCCAACGTGTGGCTATCGCTCGTGCTATTGTCAATGAGCCTAAGGTTTTATTATTAGATGAACCATTGTCGGCTTTAGATTTGAAATTGCGGACAGATATGCAATATGAGCTCCGTGATTTACAACAACGTTTAGGCATTACCTTTATTTTTGTGACTCATGATCAAGAAGAAGCTTTGGCTATGAGCGATGAGATTTTTGTGATGAACAAAGGGCATATTGTGCAAAGTGGAACACCTGTCGATATTTATGATGAGCCAATCAATCATTTTGTAGCTGATTTTGTAGGAGAAAGTAATATTGTCAACGGTACGATGATTGAAGACAATCTCGTTGAATTTGTCGGCAAACGCTTTGAATGTGTGGATGGCGGCATGCGCCAAAATGAAGCTGTTGAAATCGTATTACGTCCAGAAGACTTAACGATTACTACAGCGGATAAAGGGAAACTAGTCGTGACGGTCGATACACAGTTATTTCGTGGGGTTCATTATGAGATCATTTGTCACGATGAAGATCATAATGAGTGGATGGTTCATTCAACTAGGAAAGCCACAGAAGGTGCCAAGGTTGGACTCTTTTTTGAACCAGAAGATATTCACGTAATGCGCTTCAATGAATCTGAAGAAGAATTTGATGCTCGTTTAGAAAGCTACGAAGAATAG
- a CDS encoding FUSC family protein, translated as MKFKIGMRTFKTGLSVFFCILVSILLKRETYVVAAITTVFTLREDMENTLRYGKHRIIGNVMGAIMSIAVIAIFNWLGRTELVQLIFIPVIITLMIALLASLGYHEGTVGACATLLTIVFMIPANQSYGYAFARVVDSFIGMGIALLVNYVIPCKVDKKRFIRTGKSEEEVGEEVFNPEK; from the coding sequence TTGAAATTTAAGATAGGTATGCGAACATTTAAAACAGGGTTAAGTGTCTTTTTTTGTATTTTAGTCAGTATTTTGTTAAAACGAGAAACTTACGTAGTTGCTGCAATTACAACTGTCTTCACTTTGAGAGAAGATATGGAAAATACCTTGAGATATGGCAAACATCGTATTATTGGGAATGTCATGGGTGCAATCATGTCTATCGCGGTGATCGCCATATTCAATTGGCTAGGTAGGACAGAATTAGTACAGTTGATTTTTATTCCAGTTATTATTACGCTGATGATTGCACTACTCGCTAGCTTAGGGTATCACGAAGGAACAGTTGGAGCGTGTGCAACACTGTTGACGATCGTTTTTATGATCCCAGCTAATCAATCATATGGTTATGCATTTGCAAGAGTAGTCGATAGCTTTATCGGTATGGGGATTGCGTTGTTGGTGAATTACGTAATTCCATGCAAAGTTGATAAAAAAAGATTTATAAGAACTGGCAAGAGTGAAGAAGAGGTTGGGGAAGAAGTGTTTAATCCCGAGAAATAA
- a CDS encoding aminoacyltransferase: MFEFKVGVDAKEHDKFVESHPLCNLLQSSAWAKVKDNWGSEIVGVYENGTLVASSLVLIRPLPMKFSMLYTPRGPIMDYTNSELVAFFLKELKQFGKKKRALFVKMDPTVHYKDFHLGEEQTIDPMAQSVIDNIVASGAKHQGLTMAMDATIQPRFQANIYKEDFSEEQLSKSTKKMMKQAQKKGVMVKMGHTELVDDFAKVIELTTERQNISLRNSDYFEKLLRIYPESSFIMLAQVNLKERFEETKQRFDKNKEDLANLKENQVKKRHNLEELDFSLTREMTELEENIAHSGDVAVVAGALAITFGSTSEILYAGMDERYKRYMPAYLTWFDAINECFERGCTSCNMGGLEGSLSDGLIKFKANFNPTVNEFIGEFDLPVNGLLFKASEYAYKLKKQKK; this comes from the coding sequence ATGTTTGAATTTAAAGTTGGCGTTGATGCCAAAGAACACGATAAATTTGTGGAAAGCCATCCCTTATGCAATTTATTACAGTCATCTGCATGGGCAAAAGTAAAAGATAATTGGGGCTCAGAAATTGTCGGAGTTTACGAAAATGGTACCTTAGTTGCCTCTAGCTTGGTATTGATTAGACCATTACCAATGAAATTTTCGATGCTTTATACACCACGCGGTCCAATCATGGATTATACAAATTCAGAACTAGTTGCATTCTTTTTAAAAGAGCTAAAGCAGTTCGGTAAGAAAAAACGTGCCTTATTTGTAAAAATGGATCCAACAGTTCATTATAAAGATTTTCATCTTGGCGAAGAACAAACAATTGATCCAATGGCACAATCAGTCATTGATAATATCGTCGCAAGTGGAGCGAAACACCAAGGCTTGACGATGGCGATGGATGCAACGATCCAACCCCGTTTTCAAGCAAATATATATAAAGAAGATTTCAGCGAAGAACAACTATCAAAAAGCACAAAAAAAATGATGAAACAAGCTCAGAAAAAAGGCGTTATGGTTAAAATGGGGCATACTGAATTAGTTGATGATTTTGCTAAAGTGATTGAATTGACGACGGAGCGTCAAAATATTTCATTGAGAAATAGTGACTATTTTGAAAAATTATTAAGGATCTATCCTGAGAGTTCATTTATCATGTTAGCACAAGTCAACTTGAAAGAACGTTTTGAAGAAACCAAACAACGCTTTGATAAAAATAAAGAAGATCTAGCAAATCTCAAAGAAAATCAAGTGAAAAAACGTCATAATTTAGAAGAGCTTGATTTTTCGCTAACCCGTGAAATGACGGAACTGGAAGAAAATATTGCACATTCTGGAGATGTTGCGGTCGTGGCTGGCGCTTTAGCGATTACCTTTGGATCAACTAGTGAGATTTTGTATGCTGGGATGGATGAACGGTATAAGCGCTATATGCCTGCATATCTAACCTGGTTTGACGCAATCAATGAATGTTTTGAACGAGGCTGTACATCTTGTAATATGGGTGGATTAGAAGGTAGTTTGAGTGATGGCTTGATCAAGTTTAAAGCGAACTTTAACCCAACCGTAAATGAATTTATAGGTGAATTTGATTTACCAGTTAATGGCTTGTTGTTTAAAGCGAGTGAATATGCTTATAAATTGAAAAAACAAAAAAAATAA
- a CDS encoding diacylglycerol/lipid kinase family protein, translating to MKKHFYLVINENAGSGTGRKAADKIIKQLQTATIDYTTFYTDHAGHEIEIVQNLAQDTLIPWSTDLDIDTFPLLVVLGGDGTLHSVLNALQPFGSKIPIGYIPCGSGNDFARGVGINRQAEKAFFQLLKAEIPQEIQVITYDESIQEETGLAVNNIGIGLDAAIVNAANTSASKNALNKFNMGSLSYIFSILKVLFTQKGFPILVEVNGKNHEFDRAFLCTVTKHPYFGGGVPIAPVADPRKPVLDFVLVERVNMFKIFWLISLLIQKKHMKSKYFHHFQSSKLRIVSTVPQYIHADGEILGKRSADISFGTETRLFWF from the coding sequence ATGAAGAAACATTTTTATCTCGTCATCAATGAGAATGCCGGCAGCGGTACTGGGCGTAAAGCTGCAGATAAAATCATTAAACAATTACAAACGGCTACTATTGATTATACGACTTTTTATACAGATCATGCTGGACATGAAATCGAGATTGTCCAAAATTTAGCACAAGATACTCTGATTCCATGGAGCACTGATTTAGATATCGATACTTTCCCACTTTTAGTTGTTCTTGGCGGAGATGGTACCTTGCATAGTGTTCTTAACGCCTTACAACCTTTTGGCAGTAAGATTCCGATTGGCTATATTCCATGCGGTTCGGGAAATGATTTTGCCCGTGGTGTTGGAATCAATAGACAAGCCGAAAAAGCGTTCTTCCAACTTCTCAAAGCAGAAATACCGCAGGAAATCCAAGTGATTACTTATGATGAATCGATTCAAGAAGAAACTGGACTTGCGGTCAATAATATCGGGATTGGCCTAGATGCTGCGATCGTCAACGCAGCCAATACTTCTGCATCAAAAAATGCATTAAATAAATTCAACATGGGCTCATTATCTTATATTTTTTCTATTCTAAAGGTATTATTTACGCAAAAAGGCTTTCCAATTCTTGTTGAAGTAAATGGAAAGAATCATGAATTTGACCGAGCTTTTTTATGTACGGTGACAAAGCATCCCTATTTTGGTGGCGGGGTACCGATTGCTCCAGTTGCTGATCCACGTAAACCTGTTTTGGATTTTGTTTTAGTAGAACGAGTGAATATGTTTAAAATTTTTTGGCTCATTAGTTTATTGATTCAAAAGAAGCATATGAAATCGAAATACTTTCATCATTTTCAATCTAGCAAATTAAGAATCGTTTCTACCGTTCCCCAATATATTCACGCTGATGGAGAAATTCTAGGGAAAAGAAGTGCTGATATTTCTTTTGGGACAGAAACTAGATTATTTTGGTTTTAA
- the coaB gene encoding phosphopantothenate--cysteine ligase, whose protein sequence is MNILITAGGTSEKIDNVRSITNHSTGRLGKEIGEHFLANGHHLTYVTTPQAVRPKAEENLTLIEIETTKDLEAALLEQFKQQSFDGIIHSMAVSDYTTETTMSEEIFIEKLAATLAKQPALSDLTKLTEALYLSLDEIGKTSQQEKKIPSGTDRLLLFLKKNPKIIAMLKEQQPQAILVGFKLLVGVSTEELIHVGQSILAKNNCDFVLANDLEEIHGDQHKGILIDAQGQTVTAQTKNEIAQLIVKKVEEKWRN, encoded by the coding sequence ATGAATATTTTAATCACAGCAGGTGGAACTTCAGAAAAGATTGATAATGTCCGTTCCATCACGAATCATTCGACAGGACGTTTAGGAAAAGAGATCGGTGAACACTTTTTAGCTAACGGTCATCACTTAACCTATGTAACAACTCCTCAAGCTGTCAGACCAAAAGCAGAAGAAAATTTGACTCTTATCGAAATCGAAACAACAAAAGACTTAGAAGCAGCTTTGCTTGAACAATTTAAGCAGCAGTCGTTCGACGGAATCATCCATAGCATGGCTGTGAGTGATTATACAACTGAAACAACTATGTCAGAAGAGATCTTTATTGAAAAACTGGCTGCTACATTAGCAAAACAGCCTGCTTTATCCGATTTAACTAAATTAACTGAAGCTCTTTACCTTAGTCTGGACGAAATTGGTAAAACTAGCCAACAAGAGAAAAAAATTCCTTCTGGAACCGATCGACTCTTGCTTTTTTTGAAGAAAAATCCTAAAATAATTGCAATGCTGAAGGAACAACAGCCACAGGCCATTCTTGTTGGATTTAAGTTGTTGGTCGGCGTTTCCACAGAAGAACTGATTCATGTGGGACAATCGATTTTAGCAAAAAATAATTGTGACTTCGTATTAGCAAATGATCTTGAAGAGATTCATGGAGACCAACATAAAGGTATCTTGATTGACGCACAAGGTCAAACTGTGACAGCTCAGACTAAAAACGAGATCGCTCAACTGATCGTTAAAAAAGTTGAAGAAAAATGGAGGAACTAA
- the coaC gene encoding phosphopantothenoylcysteine decarboxylase, with protein sequence MKNILLGVSGSISAYKAADITSQLTKLGYDIDVIMTTNSTKFITPLTLQSLSKNPVHTDVMEEIAPDKINHIELAKKADLFLVAPASANILAKLANGIADDMLSTVALALKEEVPKFIAPAMNTYMYQNPITQRNLTTLKEVGYHEIDPREALLACGDFGRGALATVEEIVATINEVLAK encoded by the coding sequence ATGAAAAACATACTGTTAGGGGTTTCCGGCAGCATATCTGCTTATAAAGCTGCAGATATAACGAGTCAACTCACGAAATTAGGGTATGATATTGACGTCATCATGACAACGAATAGTACCAAATTCATCACACCATTGACGTTACAATCACTATCTAAAAATCCAGTCCATACAGATGTTATGGAAGAAATTGCTCCAGATAAGATCAACCATATTGAATTAGCCAAAAAAGCAGATCTTTTTTTAGTCGCTCCAGCTTCTGCTAATATTCTAGCCAAATTGGCAAACGGAATTGCAGATGACATGCTTTCAACTGTTGCCTTAGCGTTAAAAGAAGAAGTTCCGAAGTTTATCGCCCCAGCGATGAATACGTATATGTATCAAAATCCGATCACGCAACGGAATTTGACGACACTGAAAGAAGTTGGGTATCATGAAATTGATCCCCGTGAAGCACTATTAGCTTGTGGTGATTTTGGGCGTGGCGCTCTGGCAACCGTTGAGGAGATTGTTGCGACGATCAATGAAGTTTTAGCGAAATAA
- a CDS encoding oxidoreductase, which produces MSFSALTINENEENIALNIEEKTIDTLSQGEVVIQVAYSSVNYKDSLAVKPNGGVIRTYPMIPGIDLSGTVLSSQDDRFKKSDKVLVTGYGLGVTHTGGFAQIARVPAEWVVPLPENLSLKEAMLFGTAGFTAALSVQALEQHGLSQNKEATILVTGASGGVGTLAIAMLKKLGYGNIIALSRKKTVTDSLKKIGAAEVLLLDEFMPEKIKPLAKQTIDFAIDTVGGDVTCALLPQLSYGGNIAICGNAAGIKLNTTVLPFILRGTNLLGIDSVNVPMPQRVVIWQRLATDLNVSQQALTNEISLEELPTIFEQLQSGTHHGRTIVKMK; this is translated from the coding sequence ATGTCATTTTCAGCACTAACAATCAATGAAAACGAGGAAAATATTGCTCTAAACATAGAAGAAAAAACGATTGATACACTATCTCAAGGTGAAGTCGTCATTCAAGTTGCCTATTCCTCGGTCAATTATAAAGATTCACTTGCCGTTAAACCAAATGGCGGTGTCATTCGTACGTATCCAATGATTCCTGGAATCGATTTAAGCGGGACTGTTTTGTCCTCTCAAGATGATCGCTTTAAGAAATCTGATAAGGTTCTCGTGACCGGTTATGGATTAGGCGTTACACACACAGGCGGTTTTGCCCAAATCGCTCGAGTCCCAGCAGAATGGGTCGTTCCTTTACCAGAAAATCTAAGTTTAAAAGAAGCTATGCTTTTCGGTACGGCCGGTTTTACTGCAGCCTTATCAGTTCAAGCTCTTGAACAACATGGATTATCTCAAAATAAAGAAGCCACAATTTTAGTTACTGGAGCTTCTGGCGGTGTGGGAACTTTAGCAATTGCAATGTTGAAAAAATTAGGTTATGGGAATATCATTGCTTTAAGTCGAAAAAAAACAGTTACTGATTCCTTGAAAAAAATCGGAGCCGCTGAAGTTCTTTTACTAGATGAATTTATGCCTGAAAAAATCAAACCCTTAGCAAAACAAACGATTGATTTTGCGATCGATACTGTTGGTGGCGATGTTACTTGTGCCCTTTTACCCCAGCTTAGTTATGGTGGTAATATTGCGATTTGTGGAAATGCAGCAGGAATTAAGTTAAATACAACTGTGTTACCATTTATTTTAAGAGGAACCAATCTATTAGGGATTGACTCAGTCAACGTGCCAATGCCTCAACGAGTAGTTATTTGGCAACGTCTAGCAACTGATTTAAATGTAAGTCAACAGGCGCTAACGAATGAGATTTCATTAGAAGAACTTCCAACGATCTTTGAACAATTACAATCTGGGACTCATCATGGTCGTACTATCGTCAAAATGAAGTAA
- a CDS encoding helix-turn-helix domain-containing protein: MEIGEKLRNLRVQKNLTQEELGERTDLTKGYISQLERDLSSPSMETFFNILEVLGITPEQFFSERTLAQKIVYRDEDSTLYYDEENSYELKWLIPESNEKEMEPVLLTFDKNGEYKTFEPSLSETFIYVIDGSVSLILGESTYSAKKGEAMYYQATEPHQLINHSKGKSRVLIVATESYL; encoded by the coding sequence ATGGAGATTGGTGAGAAGCTCCGTAATTTACGAGTGCAGAAAAACTTGACACAAGAAGAATTAGGTGAGCGAACTGATTTAACGAAAGGCTATATTTCTCAGTTAGAACGTGATTTAAGTTCTCCCTCGATGGAAACGTTCTTTAATATTCTTGAAGTTTTAGGGATTACACCAGAACAATTTTTTAGTGAACGAACCTTGGCGCAAAAAATTGTTTATAGAGACGAAGATAGTACACTTTATTACGATGAAGAAAATAGTTATGAATTGAAATGGTTGATTCCCGAATCGAATGAAAAAGAAATGGAGCCAGTTTTGCTGACTTTTGATAAGAATGGTGAATATAAGACGTTTGAACCTTCTTTATCTGAGACTTTTATTTATGTGATCGATGGTTCAGTTTCTTTGATCTTAGGAGAATCGACTTATTCTGCTAAAAAAGGGGAAGCCATGTATTATCAAGCGACAGAACCACATCAGCTAATTAATCATTCAAAAGGGAAAAGTCGCGTATTGATTGTGGCTACGGAATCTTATTTATAG